In Sandaracinaceae bacterium, the following proteins share a genomic window:
- a CDS encoding protein-glutamate O-methyltransferase CheR, which yields MIRDLINRFCGIHFSDDARTIVARRLRERLEAVGLSDYGAYYQYLRYHPDASMELENAVEVLTTNETYFFREEYQLRAFRDEILPQLKDRAEERGTRRLALWSAGCSSGEEAYTLGILIEDSGLFKGWDVRIYGNDISRRVLHKARRAVYTEASFRTTDDRYLQYFVDVPEGRQVHPRIRAMCHFGHLNLLDHSRTAIVGRVDAVFCRNVLIYFDPDSRKKAIDTFYHRLVAGGYLLLGHSESLLNASTAFELVHVSTDLVYRRPAPHLFRTPSVSEGS from the coding sequence ATGATCCGGGATCTGATCAACCGCTTTTGCGGCATCCACTTCTCCGACGACGCGCGCACCATCGTGGCGCGTCGCCTGCGCGAGCGCCTCGAGGCCGTGGGTCTCAGCGACTACGGCGCCTACTACCAGTACCTGCGCTACCACCCCGACGCGTCCATGGAGCTCGAGAACGCGGTGGAGGTGCTGACCACCAACGAGACCTACTTCTTCCGCGAGGAGTACCAGCTGCGCGCGTTCCGCGACGAGATCCTGCCTCAGCTGAAGGACCGCGCCGAGGAGCGCGGCACCCGGCGCCTGGCGCTGTGGAGCGCGGGCTGCTCGAGCGGTGAGGAGGCCTACACGCTCGGCATCCTCATCGAAGACTCGGGGCTCTTCAAGGGCTGGGACGTGCGCATCTACGGCAACGACATCTCGCGCCGCGTGCTGCACAAGGCTCGGCGCGCCGTCTACACCGAGGCCAGCTTCCGCACCACCGACGACCGCTACCTCCAATACTTCGTGGACGTCCCCGAGGGCCGCCAGGTGCACCCGCGCATCCGAGCCATGTGCCACTTCGGCCACCTCAACCTCCTCGATCACAGCCGTACGGCGATCGTGGGGCGCGTGGACGCGGTATTCTGTCGCAACGTGCTGATCTACTTCGACCCCGACTCCCGCAAGAAGGCCATCGACACCTTCTATCACCGGCTCGTGGCCGGCGGGTACCTCTTGCTGGGTCACAGCGAGTCGTTGCTCAACGCCAGCACCGCCTTCGAGCTGGTGCACGTGTCCACCGATCTCGTCTATCGACGCCCCGCCCCGCATCTCTTTCGCACGCCGTCCGTAAGCGAGGGTTCATGA
- a CDS encoding HEAT repeat domain-containing protein encodes MSDSLAGLSFDWPGAAVVCELMADMNRPGRLEGLRAAQASASAHVRRAAVLALAKVHDAESAECVSLSLSDDDVNVRVAAAEALGVLGRALGVDVLHGSLRVALEAEAPAVVAAAARALALAGDRSAIPTLREKLGSERAGVALAALEALRVLKEPLEALLPMLARHSDEEVVKQALGLVIGSSSQAALACLRDALEHPTWHVRAFAVTGLARTPEALPWLRERARVEVDPNVQRALEQALEQAEARGEG; translated from the coding sequence GTGTCCGACTCCCTCGCGGGCCTGTCCTTCGACTGGCCGGGCGCGGCCGTGGTGTGCGAGCTCATGGCGGACATGAACCGCCCGGGCCGGCTCGAGGGGCTGCGCGCAGCACAGGCCTCGGCCAGCGCCCATGTGCGCCGTGCCGCCGTGCTCGCTCTGGCCAAGGTGCACGACGCCGAGTCGGCCGAGTGCGTGAGCCTGTCGCTCTCCGACGACGACGTGAACGTGCGCGTGGCGGCGGCCGAAGCGCTGGGCGTGCTCGGACGGGCCCTCGGCGTGGACGTGCTGCACGGCTCGCTGCGGGTGGCGCTCGAGGCCGAGGCTCCCGCCGTGGTGGCCGCGGCGGCTCGCGCGCTGGCCCTGGCCGGTGACCGCAGCGCCATCCCCACCCTGCGCGAGAAGCTCGGCAGCGAGCGGGCGGGCGTGGCGCTGGCCGCCCTCGAGGCCCTGCGCGTGCTGAAGGAGCCCCTCGAGGCGTTGCTCCCCATGCTGGCGCGGCACTCCGATGAAGAGGTCGTGAAGCAGGCGCTCGGGCTGGTGATCGGGAGCAGCTCCCAGGCAGCCCTGGCCTGCCTGCGCGACGCGCTCGAGCACCCCACGTGGCACGTTCGGGCGTTCGCGGTGACGGGCCTCGCTCGCACGCCGGAGGCCCTGCCGTGGCTGCGCGAGCGTGCCCGCGTGGAGGTCGACCCCAACGTCCAGCGCGCCCTCGAGCAAGCTCTCGAGCAGGCCGAAGCACGAGGGGAGGGCTGA